In a genomic window of Vigna angularis cultivar LongXiaoDou No.4 chromosome 6, ASM1680809v1, whole genome shotgun sequence:
- the LOC108343296 gene encoding ferredoxin--NADP reductase, root isozyme, chloroplastic isoform X1 gives MFHLTLSQQAAVTVPIGSDLSLRRSAFKTSNLNFRDKSWAPVLTLDLKATSSCLRSRNVVCMSVQQASVPKVSVSPLELEDAKEPPLNLHKPKEPYTATIVSVERLVGPKAPGETCHIVIDHGGNVPYWEGQSYGVIPPGENPKKPGAPHNVRLYSIASTRYGDFFDGKTASLCVRRAVYYDPETGKEDPSKNGVCSNFLCDSKPGDKIKITGPSGKIMLLPEDDPNATHIMIATGTGVAPFRGYLRRMFMESVPTYKFGGLAWLFLGVANSDSLLYDEEFSKYLTDYPDNFRYDRALSREQKNKNGGKMYVQDKIEEYSDEIFKLLDNGAHIYFCGLKGMMPGIQDTLKRVAEQRGESWEEKLSQLKKNKQWHVEVY, from the exons ATGTTTCATTTGACTTTGTCTCAG CAGGCTGCTGTAACTGTTCCTATTGGCAGCGATTTGTCTCTCAGAAGATCTGCGTTCAAG ACCTCTAACTTAAACTTTCGGGATAAGTCATGGGCACCAGTATTAACTTTGGATTTGAAGGCTACCAGTTCTTGTTTAAGAAGTCGGAATGTGGTATGCATGTCAGTGCAACAAGCAAGCGTACCCAAAGTTTCTGTCTCACCTTTAGAACTGGAAGATGCTAAAGAACCTCCGTTGAACTTGCACAAGCCTAAAGAGCCCTATACAGCAACTATTGTGTCTGTTGAGAGGCTTGTGGGACCCAAAGCTCCTGGGGAAACTTGTCATATTGTGATTGATCATGGTGGAAATGTTCCCTACTGGGAAGGACAGAGTTATGGTGTTATTCCTCCA GGTGAAAATCCAAAGAAACCTGGGGCTCCCCATAATGTACGACTGTATTCAATTGCTTCCACGAGGTATGGAGACTTTTTTGATGGTAAAACAGCCAGCTTGTGTGTGCGCCGTGCTGTTTACTATGATCCTGAGACAGGAAAGGAAGATCCGTCCAAGAATGGCGTTTGTAGCAATTTTCTGTGTGACTCAAAGCCTGGAGACAAAATTAAGATCACAG GCCCTTCAGGGAAGATAATGCTTTTGCCTGAGGATGACCCTAATGCTACCCATATAATGATTGCCACTGGCACTGGTGTTGCTCCATTCAGAGGCTATCTACGTCGAATGTTCATGGAATCTGTCCCTACATACAAGTTCGGTGGACTGGCATGGCTTTTCCTTGGCGTTGCCAACTCTGACAGTCTTCTCTACGATGAGGAATTCAGTAAATACCTCACGGATTATCCAGATAATTTCCGGTATGATCGAGCCCTTAGCAGAGAACAAAAGAACAAGAACGGGGGGAAAATGTATGTTCAGGATAAGATTGAGGAGTATAGTGATGAAATCTTCAAACTCCTGGATAACGGGGCCCACATATATTTTTGTGGTCTAAAAGGTATGATGCCTGGGATCCAAGACACACTGAAGAGGGTTGCTGAGCAAAGAGGAGAAAGTTGGGAAGAGAAGCTTTCTCAACTTAAGAAGAACAAACAGTGGCATGTTGAGGTCTACTGA
- the LOC108342598 gene encoding uncharacterized protein LOC108342598, translated as MSSLWGLTTAILMAIALLFTGSSSAGRDLRPSEHGLFFQASPPANSSPEMKSFFSTTKGSSASDVPLGNATEALPPPWWGVGGGGRSHVGQALMTASLVCGITGGVLLVASALLYFFKHRRKPHQNESFRASNNNNNSNSRNNGDNKLQLVAVAHEG; from the coding sequence ATGTCGTCGCTCTGGGGACTCACCACCGCGATCCTCATGGCGATCGCGCTGCTCTTCACCGGAAGTTCCTCCGCTGGGCGAGATCTCCGGCCGTCGGAGCATGGCCTCTTCTTCCAGGCCTCGCCGCCGGCCAATTCCTCGCCGGAGATGAAATCCTTCTTCAGTACCACCAAGGGCTCTTCTGCTTCCGACGTTCCACTCGGTAACGCGACGGAGGCCCTTCCGCCGCCGTGGTGGGGAGTTGGCGGCGGCGGAAGAAGCCACGTGGGACAGGCGCTGATGACGGCGAGTCTGGTGTGCGGAATAACAGGTGGCGTCCTGTTAGTGGCTTCGGCGCTGCTTTATTTTTTCAAGCACAGAAGAAAGCCACACCAAAACGAATCGTTTCGTGCttctaacaataataataatagtaatagtcGCAATAATGGTGACAACAAGCTTCAATTAGTGGCGGTTGCGCATGAAGGATGA
- the LOC108343296 gene encoding ferredoxin--NADP reductase, root isozyme, chloroplastic isoform X2, whose protein sequence is MFHLTLSQAAVTVPIGSDLSLRRSAFKTSNLNFRDKSWAPVLTLDLKATSSCLRSRNVVCMSVQQASVPKVSVSPLELEDAKEPPLNLHKPKEPYTATIVSVERLVGPKAPGETCHIVIDHGGNVPYWEGQSYGVIPPGENPKKPGAPHNVRLYSIASTRYGDFFDGKTASLCVRRAVYYDPETGKEDPSKNGVCSNFLCDSKPGDKIKITGPSGKIMLLPEDDPNATHIMIATGTGVAPFRGYLRRMFMESVPTYKFGGLAWLFLGVANSDSLLYDEEFSKYLTDYPDNFRYDRALSREQKNKNGGKMYVQDKIEEYSDEIFKLLDNGAHIYFCGLKGMMPGIQDTLKRVAEQRGESWEEKLSQLKKNKQWHVEVY, encoded by the exons ATGTTTCATTTGACTTTGTCTCAG GCTGCTGTAACTGTTCCTATTGGCAGCGATTTGTCTCTCAGAAGATCTGCGTTCAAG ACCTCTAACTTAAACTTTCGGGATAAGTCATGGGCACCAGTATTAACTTTGGATTTGAAGGCTACCAGTTCTTGTTTAAGAAGTCGGAATGTGGTATGCATGTCAGTGCAACAAGCAAGCGTACCCAAAGTTTCTGTCTCACCTTTAGAACTGGAAGATGCTAAAGAACCTCCGTTGAACTTGCACAAGCCTAAAGAGCCCTATACAGCAACTATTGTGTCTGTTGAGAGGCTTGTGGGACCCAAAGCTCCTGGGGAAACTTGTCATATTGTGATTGATCATGGTGGAAATGTTCCCTACTGGGAAGGACAGAGTTATGGTGTTATTCCTCCA GGTGAAAATCCAAAGAAACCTGGGGCTCCCCATAATGTACGACTGTATTCAATTGCTTCCACGAGGTATGGAGACTTTTTTGATGGTAAAACAGCCAGCTTGTGTGTGCGCCGTGCTGTTTACTATGATCCTGAGACAGGAAAGGAAGATCCGTCCAAGAATGGCGTTTGTAGCAATTTTCTGTGTGACTCAAAGCCTGGAGACAAAATTAAGATCACAG GCCCTTCAGGGAAGATAATGCTTTTGCCTGAGGATGACCCTAATGCTACCCATATAATGATTGCCACTGGCACTGGTGTTGCTCCATTCAGAGGCTATCTACGTCGAATGTTCATGGAATCTGTCCCTACATACAAGTTCGGTGGACTGGCATGGCTTTTCCTTGGCGTTGCCAACTCTGACAGTCTTCTCTACGATGAGGAATTCAGTAAATACCTCACGGATTATCCAGATAATTTCCGGTATGATCGAGCCCTTAGCAGAGAACAAAAGAACAAGAACGGGGGGAAAATGTATGTTCAGGATAAGATTGAGGAGTATAGTGATGAAATCTTCAAACTCCTGGATAACGGGGCCCACATATATTTTTGTGGTCTAAAAGGTATGATGCCTGGGATCCAAGACACACTGAAGAGGGTTGCTGAGCAAAGAGGAGAAAGTTGGGAAGAGAAGCTTTCTCAACTTAAGAAGAACAAACAGTGGCATGTTGAGGTCTACTGA